The genomic region CTCGGGCGGCCGCATCGGCGCTGGGACCAAAGGTTTGACGGGAATGGTAGCGACGTTGGATGGCGCCGCAGGCGGAGATGGAGGTTCCACCGCAGCCAGCTGTGGTCTGCGGCGGATCACGATGACCTTGACCTGCGGCGCAGTGGGCGTCAGCGATGCCGATTGCTTGAGGTCGCGAATCCGGTTTCGCGTGAACCCTTTCCAGTACTCCAGAGTGGCCATCGGGGCCAGCTTGTCGTACGCGGCCGAGGCGAACGCAGACGCCTCGTCGGCCAGGCCGGCCACGGTTGTTCCCGCAAGTGAGCGCTTGAGTCCGGATAAGTCGATTAGTCCCAGCGCGGATAGCGCCAGGATGGCAATTATCCCGCCTAGCAGGATCAATTTGCGCATAAGCACCGCGATCGGTTTATGCTCGCAAGGCCCATTTCCCGACCCGCACGCGATCTTTTAGCCGGCATTGCACCCGCTATCGCATCCGCGCCTGCCGCGCTCTTGAAATTCCGCATTCTCGCCACCATATGTATAATCGAATCGGGGCCCCAGGGTGAACGGTCCGCGCTACTATCGGGGCGACGGAAACCATGAGCTATCTGCTGCCGTTTTGGAATTACCGTATCTCGTTCTGGCTTACGGTAGCCACCGGTGTCTTGCTTCTTTGGCAATACTTGGGCGCCAAGGGGACTTTTGGTCATGTGCTGCGATGGGCAGGTGCGCTGCTGCTCAGCCTGTTCGTGGTATATATGAACACCGCGATGGTGCTCAGCCGGCCGCGAGTGCCGATCACTAATCCTTGGCATATCCGCATAATGGCGTTTCACCAAAGCGTGGGGCTGATTTATTTCGCCTTGATGGCGATTATGCCGGTTCTTGGGATTGGTGTGATGGTCGCGTCACGACGGGGCTGGAAAAACAAGGCGGCAATCCGCGCGACACACCGGTATGCGGCCTACGCCGCAGGAATTTGCTGGCTGGTTTCCAATGTTGCCAGTGAAATCGGCTCGCGAATTCCTCTCACTTAAGCATCGCCAGTACCTCTGTAGGGCGCCAGGCGCGCCGAGCTGCAATTTACCCGGTTCGTCCTAACAGTCGTTCAACCGCTTCTACCATGGCGCGAGGATCGGCGCGGTTTTGGCCCGCGATATCCAATGCGCTTCCGTGAGCCACCGAGGAAAATAGGATCGGCGTGCCAATCGTCAAGGCGGCGGCGCGATTATGGCCCAGGAGCTTGGCGGCGATATGTCCCTGATCGTGGTACATCACTACAAAACCGTCGTATCCCGGGCGCTGGAAGAGGGTGTCGGCACCAAACGGCCCCTCCAAATCGAGCCCCATCCGCCGGCCGGCTTCGATGGCGGGTATAATCACCGCCGCTTCTTCATTGCCGAATAGGCCATTTTCGCCGGCGTGCGGATTGAGCCCCGCGACCGCGATTCGCGGCCGCGCAATGCTCATCTGACGCAGCGCGCGGTTGGTCGCCTCAAAGACCTTGCCCAGCCGCGGGGCGCTGATTAGTTCGATGGCCCGGCGCAGGCTCTGATGCAGGGTCGCATGCACTATCCGGGTGCGTTCGAAGCAGAGCATCAGGAAGACGTCTTCGGGCGCGGTCGCGGTGCAGCGGGCGACGAAGGAGGGATAGCCGTCGAATTCGATGCCGGCCTGCTTGATCGCCAACTCGGTCTGGGGCGCGGCCACCACCGCGTCCACCCGATGAGCCAGGGCCGCGGCGATTGCCGCCGCCGCCGCATCGACCGCGGCGCGGCCATGAGCGGCGCGAACCTCGCCGAGGATCAGCGGCTGGTCGCGAAAATGGTCGAGGTCCCAGAATTCCACTGCGCTTCCTTGCGCGCCGCC from Candidatus Binataceae bacterium harbors:
- a CDS encoding 4-hydroxythreonine-4-phosphate dehydrogenase PdxA, which gives rise to MSLPRIAITLGDPAGIGPEIALKTAANTRLRELCIPLLIGDWAAVQAQRDAGVMLPELAVIHTLEEIGGAQGSAVEFWDLDHFRDQPLILGEVRAAHGRAAVDAAAAAIAAALAHRVDAVVAAPQTELAIKQAGIEFDGYPSFVARCTATAPEDVFLMLCFERTRIVHATLHQSLRRAIELISAPRLGKVFEATNRALRQMSIARPRIAVAGLNPHAGENGLFGNEEAAVIIPAIEAGRRMGLDLEGPFGADTLFQRPGYDGFVVMYHDQGHIAAKLLGHNRAAALTIGTPILFSSVAHGSALDIAGQNRADPRAMVEAVERLLGRTG